One Paramisgurnus dabryanus chromosome 8, PD_genome_1.1, whole genome shotgun sequence DNA window includes the following coding sequences:
- the drd2a gene encoding dopamine receptor D2a produces the protein MDVFTQYAYNESFFENVSKDFNATGQGGRHQYNYYAMLLTLLIFVIVFGNVLVCMAVSREKALQTTTNYLIVSLAVADLLVATLVMPWVVYLEVVGEWRFSTIHCDIFVTLDVMMCTASILNLCAISIDRYTAVAMPMLYNTRYSSKRRVTVMISVVWILSFAISCPLLFGLNNTVTHDDALCVIANPAFVVYSSIVSFYVPFIITLLVYVQIYVVLRKRRKRVNTKHTCPVSDMEMNSTIKKCTHPDDVKLCTVIVKSSGNFPVNNKNVIFIKEVVNNADDIQMDEITDLNPQRQRKQDQSGTSQEHSRLVNTNLRETDISPPSPKAAVKSERNGNTGNTTKVVKAFEIQVSPNGKTQASVKSLNKRKISQQKEKKATQMLAIVLGVFIICWLPFFITHIVNTYCQVPPELYTAFTWLGYVNSAVNPIIYTTFNIEFRKAFIKILHC, from the exons ATGGACGTCTTCACGCAGTATGCCTACAATGAGAGCTTCTTTGAAAATGTATCGAAAGACTTTAATGCCACAGGGCAAGGGGGGAGGCACCAGTATAATTATTACGCAATGCTTCTCACGCTCCTCATTTTCGTCATCGTCTTTGGCAACGTGCTGGTATGTATGGCAGTCTCCAGGGAGAAAGCCCTGCAGACAACCACCAACTACCTGATCGTAAGCCTGGCCGTGGCTGACCTGCTAGTGGCGACACTTGTAATGCCGTGGGTGGTTTACCTCGAG GTGGTGGGAGAGTGGCGGTTCAGCACAATCCATTGTGACATCTTTGTCACCCTGGACGTGATGATGTGTACAGCGAGCATACTCAATCTGTGTGCCATCAGTATTGACAG GTACACAGCTGTGGCCATGCCGATGTTATACAACACACGCTACAGCTCCAAAAGGAGGGTCACAGTTATGATCTCTGTAGTGTGGATTTTGTCTTTTGCTATATCATGTCCACTGCTCTTTGGACTTAATAATACTG TAACCCATGACGATGCCCTGTGTGTGATTGCCAACCCTGCCTTTGTAGTGTACTCCTCCATTGTTTCCTTCTATGTACCCTTCATCATTACCCTACTAGTATACGTACAGATCTACGTTGTACTCCGTAAGCGACGGAAACGTGTGAACACCAAGCACACATGCCCTGTTTCAGACATGGAGATGAACTCCACTATAAAG AAATGCACCCACCCTGATGATGTGAAGCTGTGCACTGTGATTGTCAAGTCCAGTGGGAATTTTCCCGTGAACAACAAAAATGTG ATTTTCATAAAGGAGGTAGTAAACAATGCGGATGACATCCAAATGGATGAAATCACTGACTTAAACCCCCAGAGACAGAGAAAGCAGGATCAGTCTGGGACAAGTCAAGAACACAGCAGGCTGGTTAACACTAATCTAAGAGAGACTGACATATCACCCCCATCGCCTAAAGCTGCTGTCAAATCCGAAAGAAACGGAAACACCGGCAATACTACAAAAGTGGTCAAAGCGTTTGAGATCCAGGTCTCGCCCAACGGCAAAACGCAGGCGTCGGTAAAGTCTCTTAACAAACGCAAGATCTCTCAACAAAAGGAGAAGAAAGCTACTCAGATGTTAGCTATTGTCCTTG GGGTGTTCATCATCTGCTGGCTGCCCTTCTTCATCACACACATCGTGAACACGTACTGTCAGGTCCCTCCTGAACTCTACACCGCCTTTACGTGGTTGGGCTACGTGAACAGTGCTGTAAATCCAATCATATACACCACGTTCAACATCGAGTTTCGAAAAGCTTTCATTAAGATTCTTCATTGTTGA